Part of the Coriobacteriia bacterium genome, GTTCGCTGCACTTGAGGCATTCACGGCGTCGGCGAATGGCATCCTGAGACTCGGAAATCCGGGAGTCAACAACCTTGGTATCATCATGACCGCAGAACGGACACCGCATACGCTGACCCCCTAGATCTTGTCTAGGTGAAAGACTATCACTCAAGATATAGGGCATCAACGGAAAACGCATAACAAATCGAGGATTTCGCATCTACTGCTGTTATCTCTTCAGTGCGAGGCGATTCTCTATCGAACTAGCAGGTACCTGTACGGTGCTACCGGCAAGAAGCATCTTCTCTCCGAGCGAATTGACGCGGATGAGTAAATCCACCGTTTCTTCGGTACGGAGTCCGGGGGCCGGGTACTTCTCGGCAAGTCCCCATATGGTGTCGCCCTGCTGCACCGAGATGGTGACGAGTGCTGGGCTTTCTAACCTATGGGGAATCCCAGTGATGGTGGCACCGACGACGAGCAGAACCAGGATCACCAGAACGAGAGCGGTATCCAAGTGCGCTTTCCATCTATGCCCACGGCGTCGGTGATGCGCGCTCGTTCGTGATGCGGACCGCCGTCCGGACTGGTTGATGTCGACCCCGCTTGCGTAGATCATTGCGATTCCCCTTCTTGCTTACGAATCAGGCTCACTCACCGTAGCAGTGGACTCTGACATCGTATTCACAATATCGAACACCTGTGCGTACATATAGTAAACGAACAGGTGTTCGGTTTACAAGAGATAATCGAACGCATGTTTGCACGCACGGAGATGAGCGGAGTACACTAGCTCGAAAAGATCTTCGATCAGAAGAGGGCTGAGAAATGACCTATCAGCGCGAGCTGAGCAAGCGGCAGCAGCAGATAATCGATTTCATCAGGTCTGAGATACATCGGTGTGGCTATCCTCCGAGTGTCCGCGAGATCGGCGAAGCGGTCGGCCTCTCCTCGTCTTCTACCGTGCATTCTCATCTTGCATCCTTGGAGGCAAAGGGTTTCATTCGACGTGACCCGTCGAAGCCGCGAGCGCTGGAGGTTCTGGACTTTCGCGAAACCGAGCGCGGAATCGACGCCAGCGCCATTCGGATGGTGCCGGTTCTGGGACAGGTGGCCGCAGGTCAGCCCATCATGGCTGCCGAGAACATCGAGCAGACCATGCCATTGCCTGCGGAAATGGTGGGTGACTCAACCTTCATCCTTAGAGTACGCGGCGATTCGATGATTGAAGCCGGCATTCTGAACGGCGACTTCGTAGTCGTTCGCCAGCAGACTACCGCCAACAACGGTGACATCGTTGTTGCAATGATCGATGACGAGGCCACGGTGAAGACGTTCTATAAAGAGGCGGACCGTGTTCGCCTGCAGCCGCAGAACAGCACTATGGAACCCATTTACACGCGCGACATAATGCTTCTCGGCAAGGTGGTTGCGCTGCTCAGGAGATTGTGAGCAAGAGACCGGGGTTTATACGGTATCAGGGGCCGCATGGAACTCGGCAAACATCGGCTCGAGTTCCTTCGGCACACGGAGCACAATCTGTGTGCCGAAGTCTGTATGCCGCTCGCTGAGGATATGTGCTCTCTCGTGCGCCAATGCGACTACGTCCCCGCGAGTGTATGGTACGGTCACAGTCATGGTGACACTCGCTCTGCCTGCCTCATCGGCAATGCGTGCCAGCAGCGCATCTAAGCCGGTCAGAGACTTCGCGGACACGAACACCGCCGATGGGTTGCGCTTCTCGAGGATGGCTCTGTCGGCCGAGTTGAGGGTATCGCTCTTGTTGATGACCACGATATTGGGCGCCTGTGCATCTATTTCGGCGAGCACCTCTCGAACCGCCTGCATTTGCGCTTCGCGTTGTGGCGACCCGGCGTCCGTGACGTGCAGGAGCAGGTCGGCCTCGCGCACTTCGTCAAGCGTTGATTTGAACGCCTCGACCAGCCCGTGCGGAAGCTTGTGGATGAAGCCGACGGTGTCCGTGAGCGTAAGCTCTCTCCCCTCGGGGAGGATGAGGCGCCTAGTTGTGGAGTCCAGCGTTGCGAAGAGCATGTCGGCCTGTAGCACATCCGAGCCGGTAAGCGCATTCAGCAGCGTGGACTTCCCTGCATTGGTGTAGCCGACCAGAGCTACCTTGAAGACGCCGCTTCGCATTCTGGCGCGGCGCTGCAGCGCTCGCTCGGCCGAGACACCCTTAAGTTCGTGTTTGAGCTCGCCGATGCGTTTCCTCGCGAGCCTCCGGTCAGTCTCGAGCTGACTCTCCCCCGGCCCACGAGTGAGGACGCCTCCGCCGGCGAACCGGTCAAGGTGACGCCACATGCCGCGCAGGCGCGGGAGCAGATACTCCATCTGAGCGAGCTGAACCTGAAGTTTGCCTTCACGGGTGACGGCATGCAGCGCAAAGATGTCTAGGATGAGCGCGGTCCGATCGGCTATCTTGGTTTCAGGAATGAGGTTCTCGAGGTTGGCTTGCTGAGTGGGCGTGAGCTCATCGTCAATGATGACGAGTGTTGCGCTGAGGTCCTTGACGAACTCCGCGATCTCCTCGACCTTCCCCTTGCCGAGGAAGGTGCGAGGATTCGGGTGATCAAGGCGTTGCGTGACGACGGCCAAAACATCGGCTCCCGCCGTCTCGGTGAGTCGCGTCAGCTCGGCGATAGATTCTTCCGTTGGCCAGTCCCGATCACCGCGGTCGATTCCGACGAGCACCGCATGATCGCGGCGCTCAAGAGAGTCGTCCTTCGTGGCTGGGTTCCGGCGTTCCGTCAAAGGTTGTCCGTCCCCTTAGAGTGAGTTCTTGATACGTTCGATAGCGGTCTCGAGCTTGTCGTCAGGCGTGGTGAGTGAGATT contains:
- a CDS encoding LysM peptidoglycan-binding domain-containing protein, whose amino-acid sequence is MDTALVLVILVLLVVGATITGIPHRLESPALVTISVQQGDTIWGLAEKYPAPGLRTEETVDLLIRVNSLGEKMLLAGSTVQVPASSIENRLALKR
- the lexA gene encoding transcriptional repressor LexA, producing MTYQRELSKRQQQIIDFIRSEIHRCGYPPSVREIGEAVGLSSSSTVHSHLASLEAKGFIRRDPSKPRALEVLDFRETERGIDASAIRMVPVLGQVAAGQPIMAAENIEQTMPLPAEMVGDSTFILRVRGDSMIEAGILNGDFVVVRQQTTANNGDIVVAMIDDEATVKTFYKEADRVRLQPQNSTMEPIYTRDIMLLGKVVALLRRL
- the hflX gene encoding GTPase HflX, with product MTERRNPATKDDSLERRDHAVLVGIDRGDRDWPTEESIAELTRLTETAGADVLAVVTQRLDHPNPRTFLGKGKVEEIAEFVKDLSATLVIIDDELTPTQQANLENLIPETKIADRTALILDIFALHAVTREGKLQVQLAQMEYLLPRLRGMWRHLDRFAGGGVLTRGPGESQLETDRRLARKRIGELKHELKGVSAERALQRRARMRSGVFKVALVGYTNAGKSTLLNALTGSDVLQADMLFATLDSTTRRLILPEGRELTLTDTVGFIHKLPHGLVEAFKSTLDEVREADLLLHVTDAGSPQREAQMQAVREVLAEIDAQAPNIVVINKSDTLNSADRAILEKRNPSAVFVSAKSLTGLDALLARIADEAGRASVTMTVTVPYTRGDVVALAHERAHILSERHTDFGTQIVLRVPKELEPMFAEFHAAPDTV